The genomic window TGATGTCGAAGACCTTGAAGCTGTTGATGGTGAGCAGCACGGTGACGAAGAACGTGGTGGGCCGCAGTCCCGGCAGGGTGACCGCCCGGAACCGGTCCCACGCGCTCGCGCCGTCGACCATCGCGGCCTCGTGTAACTGTTTCGGGATGGTCTGCAGCCCGGCGAGGAACAGCAGCATGTAGTAGCCCATGTCGCGCCAGGTGCTGACCAGGATGACGGCCGGCATCGACCAGTCCGCCGAGGTGGTCCAGCCGGGCGGGTTCGCCACCCCGATGAACCGCAGCACCTCGTTGACCGGCCCGAATCCCGGGCTGAGCAGCATGTTCCAGATCTGCGCGATGGCCACGATGGAGGTGATGTACGGGAAGAACGCGACCGTCCGGAAGAACGCCACCCCGCGCAGTCTGCGGTTGAGCAGCAGCGCCAGTCCGAGCGACACGGCCAGGGTGAGCGGGATGTGGAAGGCGGCGTAGTAGACGGTGTTGCCCAGCGCCGTCCAGAAGCTGCTGTCCCCGGCGAGCTGGCGGAAGTTGTCCAGCCCGGTCCAGGTCGCTCCACCGAAGACGTTCCACTCGGTGAACGCGTAGTAGAACAGCAGCCCCACCGGAACCAGCGTGAGCAGCGTGAATCCGGCGAAGTTGGGCAGCAGGAACGACCAGCCCAGCGCGGTGTTGCGCGCGACGACCCGGCCGCGCCGGCGGCGGGCCCCGGCGACTGTTGTGGTCATTGACGAGCTCCAGAGTTAGGTCCGCGGGCCCTGGTCCAGGGCCCGCGGAGAGGCACTTACTTCAGGACCTCGTTCTTGGCCCGGTCCTGGGCCTCGGTGATGGCCGCGTCGATCGGCTTGCTGCCGGACAGGACCGCGGTGTGCAGGTCGTTGAGGATGTTCTGCAGCGGGGCGGTGTACTGCGAGACCGGGTTCTCCGGCTTGGTGTCGTGCGCGGTGAAGGTGAACTTCGACAGCTCGTCGGTGGGCACACCCTTGAGCGCGAAGATGGTGTCGACGGCGGACGCCGTGTCGGCCGGGGTGACCCCGATGCCGGCCAGGGCCTTGGCGGCTTCCGGGCTCGCGGCGTACGCCAGGAAGTCCTTGGCCGCCTGGATCTTCCGCTCGCTGATCTTCGGGTTGATACCGAGACCGGTCGGGTCGCCGAAGGTCACCGGGGTGGCCGACGTGCCGGTGGTGGCCTTGGTCTGCTGCGGCATCGGCGCGAGACCCCAGTCGAAGGTGTCAGCATCGCCCTTGGCCTGCTGGCTGAGCAGAGTCGCGATGTACCAGCTCCCCATGATCATCATGCCGGTCGACTGCTTACCGAACTGGGCCTGGTAGGTGAGGCTGTTGGTGGTGGCGTCACCCAGGCCGACCTGTGCACCCGCGGCCTGCAGGTCGAGTGCGGTCTCGTAGTAGGGCTTCAGGAATCCGAAGTTCCCGCTGTCCAGGCTGGCACCGGCGGTCTGGGCCAGCGCCGGGCCCTGCGAGGTGGACTGCCAGGTGTGCTGGTAGGTGCCGAGCGCCTTGTCGCTCTTCGCCTTCAGCTTGGTGGTCAGTTCCTTGGCGGTGGCGGCGTACTCGGCCCAGGTCCAGGAACCGTCCGGGTGCTTCACACCGGCCTTGTCGAACAGCGCCTTGTTGTAATAGAGCACCCACGAGTCGGCCCGGTACGGGATCGCCCAGGTCTTGCCGTCGACCTGGTAACCGCTCAGCCCACCCAGATCGGAGCTCAGCTTGGCGGCCACGTCGGACACGTCGAGCAGTTGCTTGCCGTTCTGGTAGGTGTAGAAGTTCTTCAGGTTCTTCTGCACGTAGATGTCCGGGGCTTTGCCGGCGGCCAGGTCCGCGATCATCTGGGTGTCGTAGTTCTTGGCGTCGTACTCCTTGACCTCGA from Actinoplanes derwentensis includes these protein-coding regions:
- a CDS encoding carbohydrate ABC transporter permease — encoded protein: MTTTVAGARRRRGRVVARNTALGWSFLLPNFAGFTLLTLVPVGLLFYYAFTEWNVFGGATWTGLDNFRQLAGDSSFWTALGNTVYYAAFHIPLTLAVSLGLALLLNRRLRGVAFFRTVAFFPYITSIVAIAQIWNMLLSPGFGPVNEVLRFIGVANPPGWTTSADWSMPAVILVSTWRDMGYYMLLFLAGLQTIPKQLHEAAMVDGASAWDRFRAVTLPGLRPTTFFVTVLLTINSFKVFDIILVMTDGGPGQSTLVLSQYIFQKGFEENQFGYASAVSIVLFALCFVVTVIQFIVNKRGSR
- a CDS encoding ABC transporter substrate-binding protein, coding for MKRSLAAVTALLLVLSGCSSDGDSEDSGPISLSLAAWSLATTPEFQKLADGFKAAHPDIAVEVKEYDAKNYDTQMIADLAAGKAPDIYVQKNLKNFYTYQNGKQLLDVSDVAAKLSSDLGGLSGYQVDGKTWAIPYRADSWVLYYNKALFDKAGVKHPDGSWTWAEYAATAKELTTKLKAKSDKALGTYQHTWQSTSQGPALAQTAGASLDSGNFGFLKPYYETALDLQAAGAQVGLGDATTNSLTYQAQFGKQSTGMMIMGSWYIATLLSQQAKGDADTFDWGLAPMPQQTKATTGTSATPVTFGDPTGLGINPKISERKIQAAKDFLAYAASPEAAKALAGIGVTPADTASAVDTIFALKGVPTDELSKFTFTAHDTKPENPVSQYTAPLQNILNDLHTAVLSGSKPIDAAITEAQDRAKNEVLK